The genomic window AAAAGCTATTTTGGCCAGCCGCTTAATTGATAGACCAATCCGCCCATTATTTGCTGATGGTTTCCGTAATGAAGTACAAGTAGTCAGCATGGTTATGAGTGTTGATCAAGATTGTTCATCAGAAATGGCGGCCATGTTTGGTTCTTCATTAGCCTTAAGTGTATCAGATATTCCTTTTGGAGGACCAATTGCTGGAGTAAGTGTTGGCCGTATTAATGGCGAATTCATTATTAACCCTACAGTAGATCAAGCAGATAAAAGCGATATTCATTTAGTTGTCGCTGGTACGAAGGATGCAATAAATATGGTTGAAGCAGGTGCATTAGAAGTACCTGAAGAAATCATGCTAGAAGCGATTATGTTTGGACATGAAGAAATTAAGCGATTAATCTCCTTTCAAGAAGAAATTGTAGCTGAAATCGGCAAAGAAAAACTTGAAATTGTTCTATTTGAACTTGATCAAGAATTAGAAGCTAAAGTTCGTTCAATTTGCGAACAAGACATGATCGCAGCTATTCAAGTTCAGGAAAAGCATGCACGCGAGGATGCGATTAAAGCTGTTAAAAATGGTGTAGTTGCAAAATTTGAAGAACAAGAGGCTTCTGAAGAAGACCTTAAACAAGTGAAACAAATTCTTGATAAAATTGTAAAAGGCGAAGTAAGAAGGCTGATTACAGAAGATAAGGTTCGTCCAGATGGGCGTGGCTTGGATGTCATTCGTCCATTATCTTCAGAGATCGGTATTTTGGCTAGAACACATGGTTCAGGACTATTTACTCGTGGACAAACTCAGGCATTAAGCGTATGTACATTGGGGGCACTAGGTGATGTTCAAATTCTAGATGGCCTAGGTATTGAGGAAGAAAAACGTTTTATGCATCATTACAACTTCCCTAATTTCAGCGTTGGAGAAACTGGACCGATGAGAGGGCCAGGCCGTCGTGAAATTGGACATGGTGCACTAGGAGAGCGTGCTTTGGAGCCTGTTATTCCATCCGAAAAAGATTTCCCTTACACAGTCCGTTTAGTATCTGAAGTATTGGAATCTAATGGATCTACTTCACAGGCAAGTATTTGTGCAAGTACCCTTGCTATGATGGATGCCGGTGTACCAATTAAGGCTCCTGTTGCAGGGATCGCGATGGGTCTAATTAAGTCAGGAGAGCATTACTCTATTCTGACAGATATCCAAGGAATGGAAGATCATTTAGGAGATATGGACTTTAAAGTTGCTGGTACGGCTAAAGGCGTAACAGCTTTACAAATGGATATTAAAATTGAAGGTCTTTCCCGTGAAATATTAGAAGAAGCTCTTCAGCAAGCGAAAAAAGGCCGCATGCAAATTCTTGACTCAATGCTAAGTACGATTGCTCAGCCAAAACAAGAGCTGTCCAAATACGCTCCTAAGATCTTGACAATGCATATTAACCCAGATAAGATTCGTGATGTTATTGGACCGAGCGGAAAGCAAATCAATAAGATTATTGAAGAGACTGGCGTAAAAATTGATATTGAACAAGATGGTACAGTATTCATCTCTTCAACTGATGAAGAAATGAACCAAAAAGCGAAGAAAATTATTGAGGACATTGTTCGTGAGGTTGAAGTCGGACAAATGTATCTTGGTAAAGTAAAGCGAATTGAAAAATTCGGAGCATTTGTTGAAATATTTAACGGAAAAGATGGACTTGTCCACATTTCAGAGCTTGCTGAAGAACGTGTTGGCAAAGTAGAGGATGTCGTATCAATAGGGGACGAATTACTTGTTAAAGTAACCGAAATTGATAAACAAGGCCGTGTAAACTTATCACGTAAAGCTGTCCTCCGTGAGCAGCGCGAACAGAAAGAACAAGCACAACAATAATTACTAGCAAAAGCATGATTTATTATTAAAGGAAAGAGTCAGGACGGGAGGGCCCCCCTGACTCTTTCCATATACATACCCATTGTTAAAAATTAACTTTAATAAGGAAATCCACCTCGTTCTACCTTGTCCTCTTAAAACATATGGTTTATGGAAGGAGGCAAGGATTATGAAAAAGTGGATTTATTTAAGTATAATTGTTATTGTTGCATTTTTTTTCGTAAACAATCCGTTAACGAATCAATACATTACTGGTTTAAAAGCTGATTCTATTTCTGTTTCCAAACAAAATGATCCATTATATAGAGAAATAACTGCCCGAGCTGCAGACTATTATATTCCCCCGCAGGATGCGAAGATTGATCGAATTTGGAAAGCGATGCCTGGTTTAAATGGATTACAGGTTGATATAGTCGCTTCATATAAAAAAATGAAGCCTGATGGAGAATTTAAGGAAGAAAGGCTTGTTTTTAAACAAGTTCAGCCTAAAGTTCAATTAAACGATTTGCCGCCTTCTCCTACATATAAAGGACATCCAGAAAAAGAGATGGTTAGTTTCATTATCAATGTAGCCTGGGGAAATGAGTATTTAACAGATGTGCTTGCAACGTTAAAGAAACATAACGTTTCGGCAAGTTTTTTCTTAGAGGGAAAATGGGCTCAAAATAATCCCGAACTGGCAAAAATGATAGAAGAAGCAGGACATGAAATTGGTAACCATTCATATTCTCAACCTAATATGGCAAAAATATCAACAAGTAAAATGAGGGAAGAAATACAAAAAACGAATGATGTTCTTAAGGCTATTACAGATAAGCCTGTAAAATGGTTTGCCCCGCCTAGTGGAAGCTTTCGTGATGAAACGGTACAAATCGCCTCACAGGAAAGCTTAAGAACGGTTATATGGTCGGTTGATACTGTCGATTTGAAAAAGCCTTCCCCTGAGGAATTGCTAAATCGGGTTATGAGTAAGGTTCATAATGGGGCGATCATCTTAATGCACCCTACAAGCCCAACAGAAAGGTCGCTAGATCAGTTAATCATTGGGCTGAAGAAGCAGGACTTTCAAATTGGAACCGTTTCCGAGCTTTTGAGTTCTGATCGAAAGGCTGATAATCTTAATTTTGGAAAAGTTAATAGTAAGGAAAATAACAACTAAAATTATTGCATCTCTGTTAAAGGAACAGGAGGAACTTATTTGATTAAAAAGTATACATGCCAAAATGGTGTAAGAGTCGTATTAGAAAATATTCCACACGTTCGTTCCGTTGCCATCGGTGTTTGGATTGGAACTGGATCTAGAGATGAAAACCTAGAGAATAACGGAATTTCCCATTTTCTTGAACATATGTTTTTTAAGGGAACAAAAACAAGATCAGCACGTGAGATCGCTGAATCATTTGACAGTATTGGCGGACAGGTGAATGCTTTTACTTCAAAAGAATACACTTGCTATTATGCAAAGGTTCTCGATACTCATGCAGATTTTGCACTTGAGGTTTTAGCGGATATGTTCTTTAACTCTACATTTGTGGAAGAAGAGCTGAATAAAGAGAAAAACGTTGTTTATGAAGAAATTAAAATGTATGAGGATACGCCTGATGATATCGTTCATGACTTGCTTAGCAAAGCCATTTATGAAACTCATCCCCTTGGCTATCCGATATTAGGCACAGAGGAAACACTTGCTGCCTTTAATGGTGATACATTAAGGGAATATGTTCACGACATGTATACGCCTGAAAAAGTGGTCATTTCAATTGCCGGCAATATTTCTGAATCTTTTATTCGTGAAGTTGAGAAATATTTCGGATCCTATGAAGGCGGCAATCATGAAAAAACTGAGCATAGCCTTGAATTTCATCCAAATAAGGTTGTTCGGAAAAAGGATACAGAGCAGGCCCATTTATGTATTGGTTTTGAAGGACTGCAGGTTGGCCATCCAGAAATGTACAATTTAATTATTCTCAATAATGTTCTTGGCGGCAGCATGAGCAGCCGGTTATTCCAGGACGTTAGGGAACAAAAGGGACTCGCCTATTCAGTATTTTCTTATCATTCAGCCTACCAGGATGCGGGGATTGTTACACTCTACGGAGGAACTGGAGCTAAGCAATTAGATGTCTTATTTGAAACGATGCAAGAAACATTAAGCAAGCTTAAACAAGATGGAATTACAGAAAAGGAATTAAATAATAGCAAGGAACAGCTTAAAGGGAGTCTGATGCTCAGCCTGGAAAGCACAAATAGCCGGATGAGCCGAAATGGCAAAAATGAACTATTACTGAAGCGTCATCGATCATTAGATGAAATCATTGAACAAATTGATGCTGTATCAAAAAAAGGTGTAAATGACATGGCAAATTCCATATTCACTGATAAATATGCCGTATCCCTAATTAGCCCTAATGGCGAGTTGCCAAAAAGCATATAAACCGTAATAACAGTCTGTTTAAATAGCAGACTGTTTTTTGTTTTTGCGGTAAGTTGATTTATAGTCTAAAAAACAAGGAATAACGATAAATTGTATTGAGAGGGGGGAAGGCCGTGAGACTTAGTGAACTTAGTGGAAAAGAAATCGTTGACGTGAAAAAAGCAGAAAGATTAGGGGTGCTTGGGCAAACAGATCTTGAAATAAACGAAAAAAGTGGACAAATACAGGCATTAGTCATTCCATCTTTGAAATGGTTTGGGCTCAAAAGGCAAGGAGATGAGATACGTGTACCCTGGAGCCACATTAAAAGGATCGGAACTGATATGATTATTTTAGATATGCCAGATGAGGAAGATGCAAATGAATAGTAAATATGTAACGGATTAAATAGATTGGCTAAAGCCAGTCTATTTTTTTTTAATAAAATTCTTTTTAGTAAAAAAATTAGGCTAAAACCTAGTGCCCACTTACTTTTCTTCTCACCAGAAAACAAACCTCAACTCATATTTAAAGCCTTTTATTAGATGGAAAACTCACCGATTTAGCCTTCCGTACATAGGATGTTGAAGTAGTGAAATAACACAGTACCTGTAACACTCTTTAGAAGAAGGTGAGGGTTTCATGCTAACAGACATCCAAATTGCTGTTATTGGCGGAGATGCTAGGCAGCTGGAAATTATACGCAAACTAACCGAGCTGGATGCCAAGCTTTCATTAATTGGATTTGAACAACTAGATCATGCCTTTACTGGGGCTGTTAAAGAAAAAATAGATGAAGTTGACTTTTCAAATAAGGATGTTGTCATATTACCTGTTCCTGGAACTGGCTTAGATGGTCAAATTGAAACAATATTTTCTAATGAAAAAGTATATTTACGGAAAGAAATGCTTTTGGAAACGCCTTCCCATTGTACGATCTATTCAGGAATAAGCAATTCATATTTAGACAGTCTGACTAAGCAGGCGAATAGACGTCTCGTTAATTTATTTGAACGGGATGATGTAGCCATTTATAACTCAATTCCCACAGTGGAGGGAACAATTATGATGGCCATACAGCATACTGATATTACCATTCATGGGTCAAACATTACCGTTCTCGGCCTTGGAAGAGTTGGGATGAGTGTTGCAAGAGTCTTTGATTCTCTTGGAGCCAAGGTAAAAGTGGGTGCGAGAAAAAGTGAACATATTGCAAGGATTTCTGAAATGGGTTTAATTCCATTTCATTTAAAGGATTTAGAAAATGAAGTAAAGGATGCAGATATTTGTATCAATACGATTCCACATTTAGTAGTTACGGCTTCTGTCATTGCAAAAATGCCAGTTCATACTCTCATTATTGATCTTGCTTCTAAACCGGGAGGGACAGACTTTAGGTATGCTGAAAAAAGGGGAGTAAAGGCATTACTCGCACCTGGTCTCCCAGGAATCGTTGCACCTAAAACAGCCGGAAAAATATTAGCGAAGGTTCTTTCCCAATTAATAAAAGAAGATAGTGTTAAGCGAAAGGGGAATATTTAATATGAGTTTAAAAGGAAAACGTATCGGTTTTGGTCTGACAGGATCCCATTGCACATACGATGCGGTGTTCCCGGAAATAGAGAAGCTTGTCAATGCTGGGGCTGAAGTATTGCCTGTTGTTACCTTTACAGTTAAAAGTACTGAAACAAGGTTTGGAAAAGGGGAAGATTGGGTACAAAGAATTGAAGAATTAACTGGAAATAAAGTAATAGACACCATTGTGAAGGCAGAGCCCTTAGGTCCGAAAATTCCGTTAGATTGTATGGTAATCGCCCCCTTAACAGGAAATTCTATGAGTAAATTTGCAAACGCAATGACAGATTCCCCTGTATTAATGGCTGCAAAGGCAACGCTAAGGAATCAAAAGCCTGTTGTTTTAGGAATATCCACAAACGATGCTCTTGGCTTAAATGGCGTGAATTTAATGAGATTAATGGCAACGAAAAATATTTATTTTATCCCTTTTGGCCAGGATGATCCAGAGAGAAAACCAAACTCAATAGTTGCTAGAATGACAGCTTTATCTGAAACGATCGAAGCTGCTATTGCAGGTAAGCAATTCCAGCCTGTGCTTGTGGAAAGATATAAAGACGAGGAATAAAGGATTTCCCCAATTTTCTAGCAAAAAGTTTATTACTTTAAAGAATGAATATGTTAAAATGTATGTTATTATAAGAAAATTCATTATGTTTCTTTAGTAATGTTTTTGCTAGAAAGTATTTTTTGAGAGGGGAAAAAACAAATGGAACAGAAAAAAGGATTTCATGTAGCAGTTTTAGGAGCAACAGGAGCAGTAGGGCAGCAAATGCTTGATACACTTGAGAAAAAGAACTTTCCAATCGAAAAGCTAACCTTACTTTCTTCTGCACGTTCAGCGGGAAAAAAGGTTCATTATAAAGGCGAAGAATTAACAGTTCAGGAAGCAACGCCAGAAAGCTTTGCAGGCGTTGATATAGCATTATTTAGTGCAGGTGGAAGTGTTTCGAAAGAAATGGCGGCTCATGCTGTTTCTCATGGGGCAATTGTAGTTGATAATACAAGTGCTTTCCGTATGGATGAAGATGTGCCGCTTGTTGTGCCAGAAGTCAATGAACAAGACCTTCACAATCATAAAGGAATTATTGCAAATCCAAACTGTTCAACGATTCAAATGGTTGTAGCTTTAGAACCTGTCCGTCAGAAATACGGTTTAAATAAGGTGATCGTTTCAACATACCAGGCTGTTTCGGGATCAGGTGCAGCTGCAGTTGAAGAACTTAATGAGCAAACAAAGGCAATCATAAATGGCGAATCCTTTGAGCCTGCCATTCTTCCTGTAAAAAGCGATAAGAAGCATTATCAAATTGCCTTTAACGCAATTCCGCAAATTGATAAGTTTACAGAGAACGGCTTTACATTTGAAGAAATGAAAATGATAAATGAAACAAAAAAGATCATGAATCTTCCTGAACTTCAAGTTGCAGCGACATGTGTACGTTTACCAGTTGCAACTGGGCACTCAGAATCTCTGTATTTCGAGGTGAATGAAGAAGGAGTTAGCTCACAAGAAATTAAAGAGCTTCTAAAAGACTCCCCTGGGGTTATTTTACAAGATGATCCAGACAATCAAATATACCCGATGCCTGCTGATTGTGTAGGCAAGAGCGATGTATTTGTAGGACGTATCCGCAAGGACTTAGATCACCCAACGGGCTTCCATATGTGGGTTGTATCAGACAATCTATTAAAGGGAGCTGCCTGGAACTCCGTCCAAATTGCAGAAAGCTTAGTAAAACTTGGCTTAGTAAAATAACAGCGTTCACGTTAAGTTTTTCATTTCATATTATGATTTTGAGCATTCAAAATGTTGGAGCTAGAAATTTCTAGCTCCAAATATTATCCTTCCTCTCTATCCATAAACTTATAGTTTAGCCTTTTACCAATGAAGAGTTTTATAGAGGTGTAATAATGAAAATAATTGTCCAAAAATTTGGAGGCACGTCAGTTCGCAATGAGAAAAGCAGGGCACATGCTTTAAAACACATCAAAAAAGCCCGATTAGAGGGGTTTAAGATAGTCGTTGTTGTATCAGCAATGGGACGATTAGGTGATCCATATGCGACGGATACGTTACTTTCGCTCGTAGAAACAAATAAATCATTGATTAATAAAAGGGAAACTGATCTTTTACTATCCTGTGGAGAAATTATTTCAAGTATTGTTTTTACAAATATGCTTTTGGAGCATGGCATAAAAGCAACGGCCTTGACAGGTGCGCAAGCAGGTTTTCGAACGAATCACGAACATATAAACGCGAAAATTATCGATATGAAATGTGATAGGCTTCTTAAAATGCTTGAAGATCACGATGTAGTCGTAGTAGCTGGATTTCAAGGTGCTGCCAAGAATTGGGATGTCACAACGATCGGCAGAGGCGGCAGCGACACATCAGCAGCAGCTTTAGGAGCGGCCCTAAATGCGGAATGGATTGAAATATTTACAGATGTTGATGGCATCATGACAGCTGACCCAAGTATCGCAGAAAATGCACGTCCTCTATCTATTGTCACTTATACAGAAGTATGCAATATGGCTTATCAAGGAGCAAAAGTCATACATCCTCGAGCTGTTGAAATTGCCATGCAGGCTAAAATCCCCATTCGAATTCGATCTACCTATACAGAAAATTTAGGAACCCTTGTGACAGCTATTAATAAGGAACAGCAGGGAATAGACATCAAGGAAAGAATTGTTACAGGAATTGCCCATCTCCCAAATATTACACAAATCAAAGTGCAGGCTAAGAAGGATCAATATAATTTGCAAGCCGAGGTTTTTAAGGCTATGGCAAATGAAGGAATCAGTGTCGATTTTATTAATATTTATCCAAATGGCGTTAATTATACAGTTTCAGAAGAAATGACAGAGAAAGCCATTCAGATATTAGAACAATTAAATCATACTCCTCTTGTTGAGAAAGATTGTGCGAAAGTATCTGTCGTTGGAGCTGGCATGCAAGGTGTACCAGGAGTCGCATCAAAAATTGTTACGGCATTGTCAGAGCAGGAAATAAGGATTTTACAATCTGCGGATAGCCATACTACTATATGGGTTCTTGTTAAACAGCATGATTTAGCTAAAGCAATCAATGCTTTACATGATGCGTTCCAGCTTGAAAAGGATTATACAGTTCCTGAGAATACTGAATTTTGGAAGATTAAAGGAGTGTAGCAATGATTCAGTTAGGCCGGGTTTCGACAGCGATGGTTACTCCATTTGATAGAAAGGGTCATATTGATTTCCCGAAAACTACTCAGCTTATTAATCATTTAATTGAAAATGGCACAGAATCTCTTATCGTAGCTGGGACTACAGGCGAGTCTCCTACCTTAACGAATGAAGAAAAAATCGCCTTATTCCAGCATGTGGTTAAAGTAGTCGACAAAA from Bacillus sp. DTU_2020_1000418_1_SI_GHA_SEK_038 includes these protein-coding regions:
- the asd gene encoding aspartate-semialdehyde dehydrogenase → MEQKKGFHVAVLGATGAVGQQMLDTLEKKNFPIEKLTLLSSARSAGKKVHYKGEELTVQEATPESFAGVDIALFSAGGSVSKEMAAHAVSHGAIVVDNTSAFRMDEDVPLVVPEVNEQDLHNHKGIIANPNCSTIQMVVALEPVRQKYGLNKVIVSTYQAVSGSGAAAVEELNEQTKAIINGESFEPAILPVKSDKKHYQIAFNAIPQIDKFTENGFTFEEMKMINETKKIMNLPELQVAATCVRLPVATGHSESLYFEVNEEGVSSQEIKELLKDSPGVILQDDPDNQIYPMPADCVGKSDVFVGRIRKDLDHPTGFHMWVVSDNLLKGAAWNSVQIAESLVKLGLVK
- the dapG gene encoding aspartate kinase, with amino-acid sequence MKIIVQKFGGTSVRNEKSRAHALKHIKKARLEGFKIVVVVSAMGRLGDPYATDTLLSLVETNKSLINKRETDLLLSCGEIISSIVFTNMLLEHGIKATALTGAQAGFRTNHEHINAKIIDMKCDRLLKMLEDHDVVVVAGFQGAAKNWDVTTIGRGGSDTSAAALGAALNAEWIEIFTDVDGIMTADPSIAENARPLSIVTYTEVCNMAYQGAKVIHPRAVEIAMQAKIPIRIRSTYTENLGTLVTAINKEQQGIDIKERIVTGIAHLPNITQIKVQAKKDQYNLQAEVFKAMANEGISVDFINIYPNGVNYTVSEEMTEKAIQILEQLNHTPLVEKDCAKVSVVGAGMQGVPGVASKIVTALSEQEIRILQSADSHTTIWVLVKQHDLAKAINALHDAFQLEKDYTVPENTEFWKIKGV
- a CDS encoding YlmC/YmxH family sporulation protein, giving the protein MRLSELSGKEIVDVKKAERLGVLGQTDLEINEKSGQIQALVIPSLKWFGLKRQGDEIRVPWSHIKRIGTDMIILDMPDEEDANE
- the pnp gene encoding polyribonucleotide nucleotidyltransferase — protein: MGQDKHIYSIDWAGRNLTVEIGQLAKQANGAVLVRYGDTAVLCTATASKEPKNLDFFPLTVNYEERLYAVGKIPGGFIKREGRPSEKAILASRLIDRPIRPLFADGFRNEVQVVSMVMSVDQDCSSEMAAMFGSSLALSVSDIPFGGPIAGVSVGRINGEFIINPTVDQADKSDIHLVVAGTKDAINMVEAGALEVPEEIMLEAIMFGHEEIKRLISFQEEIVAEIGKEKLEIVLFELDQELEAKVRSICEQDMIAAIQVQEKHAREDAIKAVKNGVVAKFEEQEASEEDLKQVKQILDKIVKGEVRRLITEDKVRPDGRGLDVIRPLSSEIGILARTHGSGLFTRGQTQALSVCTLGALGDVQILDGLGIEEEKRFMHHYNFPNFSVGETGPMRGPGRREIGHGALGERALEPVIPSEKDFPYTVRLVSEVLESNGSTSQASICASTLAMMDAGVPIKAPVAGIAMGLIKSGEHYSILTDIQGMEDHLGDMDFKVAGTAKGVTALQMDIKIEGLSREILEEALQQAKKGRMQILDSMLSTIAQPKQELSKYAPKILTMHINPDKIRDVIGPSGKQINKIIEETGVKIDIEQDGTVFISSTDEEMNQKAKKIIEDIVREVEVGQMYLGKVKRIEKFGAFVEIFNGKDGLVHISELAEERVGKVEDVVSIGDELLVKVTEIDKQGRVNLSRKAVLREQREQKEQAQQ
- the dpaB gene encoding dipicolinate synthase subunit B, whose amino-acid sequence is MSLKGKRIGFGLTGSHCTYDAVFPEIEKLVNAGAEVLPVVTFTVKSTETRFGKGEDWVQRIEELTGNKVIDTIVKAEPLGPKIPLDCMVIAPLTGNSMSKFANAMTDSPVLMAAKATLRNQKPVVLGISTNDALGLNGVNLMRLMATKNIYFIPFGQDDPERKPNSIVARMTALSETIEAAIAGKQFQPVLVERYKDEE
- a CDS encoding polysaccharide deacetylase family protein, with the protein product MKKWIYLSIIVIVAFFFVNNPLTNQYITGLKADSISVSKQNDPLYREITARAADYYIPPQDAKIDRIWKAMPGLNGLQVDIVASYKKMKPDGEFKEERLVFKQVQPKVQLNDLPPSPTYKGHPEKEMVSFIINVAWGNEYLTDVLATLKKHNVSASFFLEGKWAQNNPELAKMIEEAGHEIGNHSYSQPNMAKISTSKMREEIQKTNDVLKAITDKPVKWFAPPSGSFRDETVQIASQESLRTVIWSVDTVDLKKPSPEELLNRVMSKVHNGAIILMHPTSPTERSLDQLIIGLKKQDFQIGTVSELLSSDRKADNLNFGKVNSKENNN
- a CDS encoding pitrilysin family protein; the encoded protein is MIKKYTCQNGVRVVLENIPHVRSVAIGVWIGTGSRDENLENNGISHFLEHMFFKGTKTRSAREIAESFDSIGGQVNAFTSKEYTCYYAKVLDTHADFALEVLADMFFNSTFVEEELNKEKNVVYEEIKMYEDTPDDIVHDLLSKAIYETHPLGYPILGTEETLAAFNGDTLREYVHDMYTPEKVVISIAGNISESFIREVEKYFGSYEGGNHEKTEHSLEFHPNKVVRKKDTEQAHLCIGFEGLQVGHPEMYNLIILNNVLGGSMSSRLFQDVREQKGLAYSVFSYHSAYQDAGIVTLYGGTGAKQLDVLFETMQETLSKLKQDGITEKELNNSKEQLKGSLMLSLESTNSRMSRNGKNELLLKRHRSLDEIIEQIDAVSKKGVNDMANSIFTDKYAVSLISPNGELPKSI
- the dpaA gene encoding dipicolinic acid synthetase subunit A; its protein translation is MLTDIQIAVIGGDARQLEIIRKLTELDAKLSLIGFEQLDHAFTGAVKEKIDEVDFSNKDVVILPVPGTGLDGQIETIFSNEKVYLRKEMLLETPSHCTIYSGISNSYLDSLTKQANRRLVNLFERDDVAIYNSIPTVEGTIMMAIQHTDITIHGSNITVLGLGRVGMSVARVFDSLGAKVKVGARKSEHIARISEMGLIPFHLKDLENEVKDADICINTIPHLVVTASVIAKMPVHTLIIDLASKPGGTDFRYAEKRGVKALLAPGLPGIVAPKTAGKILAKVLSQLIKEDSVKRKGNI